The following are encoded together in the Mycolicibacterium arabiense genome:
- the secD gene encoding protein translocase subunit SecD, with protein MASSSTPVHPYRYLTLFLVLLIGAYLLVFLTGNKQPEPKLGIDLQGGTRVTLTARTPDGSPPTRDALMQAQQIIGDRVNGLGVSGSEVVIDGDNLVITVPGNDSSEARNLGQTARLYVRPVIQGFPVPAEGEQPAGAQPPQGAPGLPGLPGGAGLPGLPGGAGLPGAPGQPPLIAPAEPEAPIVAPTPGQPPRPAPASPAPQPRPFPEEPAPSPSPAPPSTPAPSSPAPSPAPTSGTPPPGQPNTGNTRADLAQRISDEKALRQSTDQQIQLLALQFQATRCGDEDVLAGNDDPNLPLVTCSQDHKTVYLLDKSIINGEQIANATSGLDSQRGEYVVDLEFKGDATTIWADFTAANVGTQTAFTLDSEVVSAPQINEAIPGGRTQITGSFNADSARELANVLKYGSLPLSFESSEAETVSATLGLTSLRAGLIAGAVGLALVLVYALVYYRVLGVLTALSLVASGAMVFAILVLLGRYINYTLDLAGIAGLIIGIGTTADSFVVFFERIKDEIREGRSFRSAVPRGWARARKTILSGNAVSFIAAAVLYVLAVGQVKGFAFTLGLTTILDVVVVFLVTWPLVYLGSKTTWLSKAKYNGLGAVQQIARERRAAAATAGVK; from the coding sequence GTGGCATCGTCTTCAACGCCGGTGCACCCGTACCGCTACCTGACACTCTTCCTGGTCCTCTTGATCGGTGCCTATCTGCTCGTCTTCCTCACCGGGAACAAGCAGCCCGAGCCAAAGCTCGGCATCGACCTGCAGGGCGGGACCCGTGTCACGCTGACGGCGCGCACCCCTGACGGATCGCCTCCCACCCGGGACGCGCTCATGCAGGCCCAACAAATCATCGGCGACCGCGTGAACGGCCTCGGCGTGTCCGGGTCCGAGGTCGTCATCGACGGCGACAACCTGGTCATCACGGTGCCGGGCAATGACAGCAGCGAGGCCCGCAACCTCGGCCAGACCGCTCGGCTGTACGTGCGTCCCGTCATCCAGGGCTTCCCCGTCCCCGCCGAGGGCGAGCAGCCCGCCGGCGCACAGCCACCCCAGGGAGCGCCGGGCCTGCCCGGGCTACCGGGTGGCGCGGGCCTGCCCGGACTGCCGGGTGGCGCCGGACTTCCGGGCGCGCCTGGTCAGCCACCGCTGATCGCGCCCGCCGAGCCCGAGGCGCCGATCGTCGCGCCGACACCGGGGCAGCCGCCTCGACCGGCACCCGCATCGCCTGCCCCGCAGCCGCGGCCGTTCCCCGAGGAACCCGCACCGTCGCCGAGCCCGGCGCCGCCGTCGACCCCCGCTCCGTCGAGTCCGGCACCGTCACCGGCTCCGACCAGCGGCACCCCGCCGCCGGGGCAGCCGAACACGGGCAACACCCGCGCCGACCTCGCCCAGCGCATCTCCGACGAGAAGGCGCTTCGGCAGAGTACGGACCAGCAGATCCAGCTCCTGGCGCTGCAGTTCCAGGCCACCCGCTGCGGCGACGAGGACGTCCTGGCGGGCAACGACGACCCGAACCTGCCCCTGGTGACCTGCTCGCAGGATCACAAGACCGTCTATCTGCTGGACAAGTCGATCATCAACGGCGAGCAGATCGCGAACGCGACGTCCGGGTTGGACTCCCAGCGCGGTGAGTACGTCGTCGACCTCGAGTTCAAGGGTGACGCCACCACGATCTGGGCCGACTTCACCGCCGCCAACGTGGGCACCCAGACCGCCTTCACGCTCGACTCCGAGGTTGTCAGCGCACCGCAGATCAACGAGGCGATCCCCGGCGGCCGGACCCAGATCACCGGGTCGTTCAACGCCGACTCGGCACGCGAACTGGCCAACGTGCTCAAGTACGGCTCGCTTCCGCTGTCATTCGAATCGTCGGAGGCCGAAACCGTCTCGGCGACACTGGGATTGACCTCGCTGCGCGCGGGCCTGATTGCCGGCGCCGTCGGCCTGGCCCTGGTGCTGGTCTATGCGCTGGTCTACTACCGCGTGCTCGGTGTGCTCACGGCGCTGTCGCTGGTGGCGTCCGGCGCGATGGTGTTCGCGATCCTCGTGTTGCTCGGCCGCTACATCAACTACACCCTCGACCTCGCGGGCATCGCAGGTCTGATCATCGGCATCGGCACCACGGCGGACTCCTTCGTGGTGTTCTTCGAGCGCATCAAGGACGAGATCCGCGAGGGCAGGTCGTTCCGCTCCGCGGTGCCCCGAGGCTGGGCGCGCGCCCGCAAGACGATCCTGTCGGGCAACGCGGTCAGCTTCATCGCCGCCGCAGTGCTCTACGTCCTCGCCGTCGGCCAGGTCAAGGGCTTCGCGTTCACCCTCGGCCTGACCACCATCCTCGACGTCGTCGTGGTCTTCCTGGTGACGTGGCCGCTGGTGTACCTGGGCTCCAAGACGACGTGGCTGTCGAAGGCGAAGTACAACGGGCTCGGCGCCGTCCAGCAGATCGCCAGGGAGCGGCGGGCCGCCGCCGCGACGGCGGGGGTGAAGTGA
- the yajC gene encoding preprotein translocase subunit YajC, translated as MDLVVFLPLLIILGAFMFFASRRQKKAMQQTIDLHNSLAIGDRVHTTSGLEGTIAGISDDSVDLEIAPGVVTTWMKLAVRDRIEAADELEDDEYEDAEYEDHDGAVEAVQIEKSDPDQVKKD; from the coding sequence ATGGATCTGGTCGTCTTCCTTCCCCTGCTCATCATCCTCGGCGCGTTCATGTTCTTCGCCTCGCGCCGCCAGAAGAAGGCGATGCAGCAGACGATCGACCTGCACAACTCGCTGGCCATCGGCGACCGGGTGCACACCACCTCCGGCCTGGAGGGCACCATCGCCGGCATCTCCGATGACAGCGTGGACCTCGAGATCGCCCCGGGCGTCGTGACCACGTGGATGAAGCTCGCCGTGCGCGACCGCATCGAGGCCGCCGACGAACTCGAGGACGACGAGTACGAAGACGCCGAGTATGAGGACCACGACGGCGCCGTCGAGGCCGTTCAAATCGAGAAATCCGACCCCGACCAGGTCAAGAAGGACTGA